The Fibrobacter sp. genome contains a region encoding:
- a CDS encoding helix-turn-helix domain-containing protein: protein MQIEDIVTKADLAAFEKRIMAAITADRTKTEPCFLDLVATAKKYNLKKGKLSELVRTGEIAHSKFGRKIFIDTNDMDAYFRKNRIMSDEEAASKAFARA from the coding sequence ATGCAGATTGAAGACATCGTAACCAAGGCTGACCTAGCCGCCTTCGAAAAGAGGATTATGGCAGCTATTACCGCAGACAGGACCAAGACCGAACCTTGTTTCCTTGACCTGGTAGCAACCGCCAAAAAGTACAATCTCAAGAAGGGAAAACTCAGCGAACTCGTCAGGACCGGCGAAATCGCTCACAGCAAGTTCGGCCGCAAGATCTTCATCGACACAAACGACATGGACGCTTACTTCCGCAAGAACCGCATCATGAGCGACGAAGAAGCTGCCAGCAAGGCGTTCGCGAGGGCATAA